ccagtattattaatacgATATTGAGATCAAGAAACacattttgattattaaataaaaataactatatcaatattattattgtttattTATGGGAAAgacaaattatattaatttatgaGCTATTTTTGGTTTACGAGTTTAAGGAActcatttaaattaaagagTTTTCACAATGTCAAACGTACTGACATGCAAAGcattaaagatattatgCGGAGAAGATATACGTTACTTTGAGCTTGCAGAAGTTGCATACTTGGCTCGAATGAAGAAACTTTACGTATGCTTAGGAAGACATTCGATATATTTACTGAAAAGGAATTTAAGGAAAGTAATTACTGGAGGAAAGCTAAAGTATTCTCAAATTGAGGGGATTTATGAAGATATAAGCAAAGATACCCGgtttttaattcttcttgATAATGAAAGGGATGAGAGATGGGTAGATGACAAACTTATTATCAACTGTTTAAATAGGCACGTGCTTTGTAATTTTCTAGAGATGGCCTGGAAAGCTGATCATGCATTTAGAACAGGAAAGTATTATGACTTTCCTAGGTTCGGAATCAACTTGAAtgaaattagaaatgaattaaatatttctaagAGTAAAAATTCGAgtattgataaaattaaatcaattgcAGTTTGGGGAATGAATTCAAGACAAAAAAACATTAAGGGACGGTATGAAAAGTGCAAATTTACAGGGATATTGGACGAAAAAACACTGCTAGCAATtcaaaaacaattaaatttattagaagaaGGATACACGACTACAATATTTCCATTTGCTAAAATAGAAGAGTTTCAAGActatagaaaatatatctTCGATGGCTATTACTTCTTTGCAAAGCAAggttttgaaaataaagcaACTCAATCACACAACTCACAAACAGGTTCATATGTATCATATAACGGcgttgaaattaatattaatgtaCATCCACAGATATTTTTAAACCAAAAGAAACCAAATACTAATGATACTCAAACCAGAGAAAATAAAGGGGCAGAAACAAAAGGTTACTCAAATATTGGAAGCAACCTGTATAATGTTGCTCAAGAATATGTTAGGTTTCTCTCCAATATGTCAACCGATAAAACTTACTCTGTATATCTTAATGGCCAATAcaacaaaaaaatgaacCTCTCTGATGACATTTCAACCTGGTCTTGTTGGgagatttttattaaaacatCAAGAATGAGCATTGTATGCATAATCATGAGGAGATGCTATATCCCTCCAACTTTAGACTCATATCAAGATATTTCAGTAACTTATACTTGCTCATATAAGGATATGAAGTATTTCAATTTAACTGATAGAGATTTGTTGAGAGAGTGTAGACTTTCGGCGGATTCGATTTCACCAATTTCTCAACATCACACTTTATACACAGAATTTATTCAGTCCCAATTGGATACTTTGCTATTCGACGAATTTTCATATAGTTGGATATCTACAAATATAAAGTTACATCCAGCATTCAAGGTAGGAGCAAGATCTTTTCTCAAGTCAATCCTTAAAATGTTGGATAAAGCAAATATTCTAGCAGATAGTGAACtaatagaagaaattgatcTATTGGAAAAAAGCGGTTCAAGTAGATACGACCAAGAGAACGAAACAAAAGTTGAAGTATTTGAAGATCCTATGGCATGCATTCATGAAATGCTTTCACAAATTTCAGGGGTAGACAAATTCTCTAGAAGTATTATTGAAAGACAAaaattacatttttttGAGCTTAGGCTTGCTAGGTATTTATCTTACTGCGTTGATGGAGGCCTACTTGGAgcaaaatttattatcgAAGACCTTGTATCCTCTGTTGGGATGGCAAATAGGAATGTTGATAGTAAAATAAGGCAAGTTTTGGATTATTTGTTACATGTCAGATCGAAAGATATGTCTACGGATTATTGTCAATTAAAGCTTGTAAATCTCCTTCAGAATCCGAGATTTGTAAGAGATTATTGCTTTGTGCCTTCTGTAATGGCAAGATTTGTAAATAGCGGATATTGTGCAAGACTTATCCCGGCTGGGAAGGAAACATTATATATAGAATTTCTAATGAATCTTTTAACGCTACctataaaaaataactttggGCAAAGATCGCAATTAAGAATATCTATTCTTCAACAAGTGTTGCACGCAACAGGAGACTCTAAAAAAAGggattattatattcagaTGGTCCCTCTACTTGTTGAGATTTTTTCTGGAAATGAGTTGGACGGCGATAACACTGGTTCAAAGTATGCTGGGGCTGCTCTACTTAATCTATGCTTCTCAAAcgatatattaaaaagtgAGCTTGTAAAAGCAGGGATATCTAGCGCAATAGTTAAGAAGCTTCAGAAAAGAGACGACCTTCAACTGACAAAAATATGCCTCTCCCTCGTGgtaaatatttctaaagACCCTTCACATCGACAAACCTTGATAGCGGAGGGGATATTACCAATCATTGCTGACTCTCTCCATGAGATTCTTGAAGATTTTAGGCCATATAATCAAGATTTAGTTTTGCAGAAGAACAAAATCCATGGACAATTTGGAATTCattcaaaacaaaataGCGACTGGGATGTGCTACCTATTATTTTAGGCGTAATTGGCCAATTGAGCAATGAAAACGATATAAAACACATGTTCATTTCTAATTGGTGCGTGCTTGACTATATTTTGTACCTTTTCCACAACCTTGAAGTTTATGTGGGAAGTAATAACGACATAATTtgtaaaataattttttgtataaAACAGCTTTGTAATTCGAGTTGGATTGTGCAACTTCGTGTTGGTAAACATTGTATTCCAACtcttattgaaataatttccacaccattaaataaaaaagaaaggagAGAGGCTTCAACtatgaaatttattcaGTACTATTCTTATTGGGTCCCTTTTCATACTATATCAGAAAATAGGGATTCTTCTATTTTTCTTAGCGGAATAAATGGAGATGTAATTTTTCATTCGTTATTATTGCTAGAGACTCTTTCTTATTATCATCCAAACTGTTTGGAAATGATTTCATTCGGTATTGAAAATGCACTTGATCTGTGCTTGGAGTCTTATTGCATAGACACTATAGTAATAAAACTAAACTACCTAAAAGACGTAGTAAAGAAAGTATCGCTCAGGATTTAGTCACTCCACAACGATTTTAGAACATAATTATAGTATTCTAATTGCGTATTAAAGACTTTGAACTACTaattctgaattaattgaaacATTGTATTTaactttgaaataatataacaTTTACTTATCAGGAAAATGTGAAATATTTGGTatgaaaattaattatcaGATAATCTGCGAGTGTTAATTATTgtaatcattattatttagagATTAAATATCTATAGTACATTTAATTCCATACTTCAAATAGGAATATTCCGCTACTTGATATTACAACGCTTTTAGTATAAATGAATAAGATATCCACCcctgaaaatatattctaGTCTGACCCGCAACAactatatattaatttgcaAATCCAAATCAAAAAGATGACCTAAGTTTATCAAGTTAAACCAAACCTGTTAACTAATTGAATATTGTAACGAATCCAATTGTTATATGAAAACAAGAATAGAAGTATAAAATTTAACGAAAATAAACcagaatattatttagaatAACACTCCATACGTACTTTCTCGTTGCTAATTACTTGTTCATTAGTTTAAACGGCATTCCAAATAGAAAACTAATTTCgtgaaaattataaaaaaaaggtatctttccaaattcaaaaaaactTAGTCTTGAAAAGTTTAGCATTAATCTTACAACTGGTTCCATATATCAAGACAATTTATATACAATTctgataataaagaatagaATGATCTATACTCCTCAAAGTATCTTTAAGATATACTGATCTGag
The Cryptosporidium parvum Iowa II chromosome 2, whole genome shotgun sequence genome window above contains:
- a CDS encoding ARM repeat protein, coding for MSNVLTCKALKILCGEDIRYFELAEVAYLARMKKLYVCLGRHSIYLLKRNLRKVITGGKLKYSQIEGIYEDISKDTRFLILLDNERDERWVDDKLIINCLNRHVLCNFLEMAWKADHAFRTGKYYDFPRFGINLNEIRNELNISKSKNSSIDKIKSIAVWGMNSRQKNIKGRYEKCKFTGILDEKTLLAIQKQLNLLEEGYTTTIFPFAKIEEFQDYRKYIFDGYYFFAKQGFENKATQSHNSQTGSYVSYNGVEININVHPQIFLNQKKPNTNDTQTRENKGAETKGYSNIGSNLYNVAQEYVRFLSNMSTDKTYSVYLNGQYNKKMNLSDDISTWSCWEIFIKTSRMSIVCIIMRRCYIPPTLDSYQDISVTYTCSYKDMKYFNLTDRDLLRECRLSADSISPISQHHTLYTEFIQSQLDTLLFDEFSYSWISTNIKLHPAFKVGARSFLKSILKMLDKANILADSELIEEIDLLEKSGSSRYDQENETKVEVFEDPMACIHEMLSQISGVDKFSRSIIERQKLHFFELRLARYLSYCVDGGLLGAKFIIEDLVSSVGMANRNVDSKIRQVLDYLLHVRSKDMSTDYCQLKLVNLLQNPRFVRDYCFVPSVMARFVNSGYCARLIPAGKETLYIEFLMNLLTLPIKNNFGQRSQLRISILQQVLHATGDSKKRDYYIQMVPLLVEIFSGNELDGDNTGSKYAGAALLNLCFSNDILKSELVKAGISSAIVKKLQKRDDLQLTKICLSLVVNISKDPSHRQTLIAEGILPIIADSLHEILEDFRPYNQDLVLQKNKIHGQFGIHSKQNSDWDVLPIILGVIGQLSNENDIKHMFISNWCVLDYILYLFHNLEVYVGSNNDIICKIIFCIKQLCNSSWIVQLRVGKHCIPTLIEIISTPLNKKERREASTMKFIQYYSYWVPFHTISENRDSSIFLSGINGDVIFHSLLLLETLSYYHPNCLEMISFGIENALDLCLESYCIDTIVIKLNYLKDVVKKVSLRI